In a single window of the Mesoplodon densirostris isolate mMesDen1 chromosome 16, mMesDen1 primary haplotype, whole genome shotgun sequence genome:
- the NOP56 gene encoding nucleolar protein 56, producing the protein MVLLHVLFEHAVGYALLALKEVEEISLLLPQVEECVLNLGKFHNIVRLVAFCPFSSSQVALENANAVSEGVVHEDLRLLLETHLPSKKKKVLLGVGDPKIGAAIQEELGYNCQTGGVIAEILRGVRLHFHNLVKGLTDLSACKAQLGLGHSYSRAKVKFNVNRVDNMIIQSISLLDQLDKDINTFSMRVREWYGYHFPELVKIINDNATYCRLAQFIGNRRELNEEKLEKLEELTMDAAKAKAILDASRSSMGMDISAIDLINIESFSSRVVSLSEYRQSLHTYLRSKMSQVAPSLSALIGEAVGARLIAHAGSLTNLAKYPASTVQILGAEKALFRALKTRGNTPKYGLIFHSTFIGRAAAKNKGRISRYLANKCSIASRIDCFSEVPTSVFGEKLREQVEERLSFYETGEIPRKNLDVMKEAMVQAEEAAAEITRKLEKQEKKRLKKEKKRLAAIALASSENSSSTPEECEETSERPKKKKKQKPQEAPQENGMEDPSVSSKPKKKKSFSKEELVSDLEETAGSVSLTKRKKSFPKEEPDSDPEESGNKRVPKKKRKFSSKEEPVSSGPEEAAASKSSSSKKKKKLRKLSQEN; encoded by the exons ATG GTACTGCTGCACGTGCTCTTCGAGCATGCGGTCGGCTACGCGCTGCTGGCGCTGAAGGAGGTGGAGGAAATCAGCCTGCTGCTGCCGCAG GTGGAGGAGTGCGTGCTGAACCTGGGCAAGTTCCACAACATCGTTCGTCTCGTGGCTTTTTGTCCCTTTTCCTCGTCCCAGGTTGCCTTGGAAAATGCCAACGCTGTGTCTGAAG GTGTTGTTCATGAGGACCTCCGCCTGCTCTTGGAGACTCACCTACCatccaaaaagaagaaagtgctcctgggggttggggaccccaaGATAGGTGCTGCTATACAAGAGGAGTTAGGGTACAACTGCCAGACTGGAGGTGTCATAGCCGAAATCCTTCGAG GAGTCCGTCTGCACTTCCACAACCTGGTGAAGGGTCTGACCGATCTGTCTGCTTGTAAAGCCCAACTGGGCCTGGGACACAGCTATTCTCGTGCCAAAGTTAAGTTTAATGTGAACCGAGTGGACAATATGATTATCCAGTCCATTAGCCTCCTGGACCAGCTGGATAAGGACATCAATACCTTCTCCATGCGTGTCAG GGAGTGGTATGGGTATCACTTTCCTGAGCTGGTAAAGATCATCAATGACAATGCTACATACTGCCGCCTTGCTCAGTTCATTGGAAACCGAAGGGAGCTGAATGAAGAAAAGTTGGAGAAGCTGGAGGAGCTGACAATGGATGCAGCCAAGGCTAAGGCTATTCTGGATGCCTCGCGGTCCTCCATGG GCATGGACATATCAGCCATTGACTTGATAAACATCGAGAGCTTCTCCAGTCGTGTGGTGTCTTTGTCAGAGTACCGCCAAAGCCTACACACTTACCTGCGATCCAAGATGAGCCAAGTAGCCCCCAGCCTGTCCGCCCTAATTGGGGAAGCG GTAGGTGCACGTCTCATTGCTCACGCTGGCAGTCTCACCAATCTGGCCAAGTATCCAGCATCCACAGTGCAGATCCTTGGGGCTGAAAAGGCCCTGTTCAG AGCCCTGAAGACAAGGGGTAACACCCCAAAATATGGACTCATTTTCCACTCTACCTTCATTGGCCGAGCAGCTGCCAAGAACAAAGGCCGCATCTCCCGATACCTGGCAAACAAATGCAGTATTGCCTCACGAATTGATTGCTTCTCTG AGGTACCTACCAGTGTATTTGGGGAGAAGCTTCGAGAACAAGTTGAGGAGCGGCTGTCCTTCTATGAGACTGGAGAGATTCCACGAAAGAATCTGGATGTCATGAAGGAGGCAATGGTTCAG GCAGAGGAAGCGGCTGCTGAGATTACTAGGAAGCTGGAGAAACAGGAGAAGAAACgcttgaagaaggaaaagaaaaggctggCTGCGATTGCCCTAGCATCTTCAGAAAACAGCAGTAGTACCCCGGAGGAATGTGAG GAGACAAGTGAAAgacccaaaaagaagaaaaagcaaaagcccCAGGAGGCTCCTCAGGAGAATGGAATGGAagacccatctgtctcctccaaacccaaaaaaaagaaatctttttccaAGGAGGAGCTGGTTAGTGATCTTGAAGAGACAGCTGGCAGTGTAAGTCTTACCAAGAGGAAGAAATCTTTTCCCAAAGAGGAACCAGATAGTGACCCTGAAGAGTCGGGAAACAAGAGGGTccccaagaaaaagaggaaattctcTTCCAAGGAGGAGCCTGTCAGCAGTGGACCTGAAGAGGCTGCTGCCAGCAAGAGCAGCagctccaagaaaaagaaaaaactccgAAAGCTATCCCAGGAAAATTAG